The following proteins are co-located in the Haloterrigena sp. KLK7 genome:
- a CDS encoding proton-conducting transporter membrane subunit: protein MNSSLVELLPPLLIVVPILAATLPIALGLWFDRTGWAVAAVTTTGLFAAAASLASVVHADGQVTHALGGYPREYGIELVADQFSMLIALLVTGVATGVLAYTRRGGPRGNTFYTAYLLLVGGLLGISLTGDVFNLFVFLEITSLATYALVAAGDGPESAVAALKYLILGTVAASMYLIGVAFVFMETGTLNMVELAEAIPNADRPLLIRAGFAFIVVGFATKVAQWPLHSWQPSAYQQAPDGATPLIASLVSTASAYAFGRLIVTVFEVDYLAGMSNAAAIVLTVGCVSVLAGTVLAVIQTEVKRMLAYSSVSQFGLVMAAYGVVVAGGSETAFIGAAIHLVGHGILKAGLFLAVAIVATSHGARTVDEYAGLAKRRPVVAGAMAVLLLSLVGVPPAVGFVGKWYIALGAVEAELWPVAAVIFLSTMLTLAYVARLLEKMYFTPTSVVDSPSPSGVATDGGDDSTDPAGTDDGAIETPLAAGVSYDPSGGPGRDGPGRSADPVSTGMVAVVVVAAVVAVALGFAGGAFADFLEPFLTEVFN from the coding sequence ATGAATAGCAGTCTCGTCGAACTGCTCCCGCCGCTGCTGATCGTCGTCCCGATCCTCGCGGCGACGCTCCCGATCGCGCTCGGCCTGTGGTTCGACCGGACCGGGTGGGCCGTCGCCGCGGTCACGACGACCGGGCTGTTCGCCGCCGCCGCCTCCCTCGCGAGCGTCGTCCACGCCGACGGCCAGGTGACCCACGCCCTCGGCGGGTATCCCCGCGAGTACGGGATCGAACTCGTCGCCGACCAGTTCTCGATGCTGATCGCCCTGCTCGTGACGGGGGTCGCCACCGGTGTCCTCGCGTACACGCGACGCGGGGGCCCGCGCGGGAACACCTTTTACACCGCCTACCTGCTGCTGGTCGGCGGCCTGCTCGGCATCTCGCTGACCGGCGACGTCTTCAACCTGTTCGTCTTCCTCGAGATCACGAGCCTCGCGACCTACGCGCTCGTCGCCGCCGGCGACGGTCCGGAGTCGGCGGTCGCCGCCCTGAAGTACCTGATCCTGGGGACCGTCGCCGCGTCGATGTACCTGATCGGCGTCGCCTTCGTCTTCATGGAGACGGGGACGCTCAACATGGTCGAGCTGGCCGAGGCGATCCCGAACGCGGACCGTCCACTCCTGATCCGCGCCGGGTTCGCGTTCATCGTGGTCGGGTTCGCCACCAAGGTGGCCCAGTGGCCGCTGCACAGCTGGCAACCGAGCGCCTACCAGCAGGCCCCCGACGGCGCGACGCCGCTGATCGCGTCGCTCGTCTCGACGGCCTCCGCGTACGCGTTCGGCCGGCTGATCGTCACCGTCTTCGAGGTCGACTACCTCGCCGGGATGTCGAACGCGGCCGCGATCGTCCTCACCGTCGGCTGCGTGAGCGTCCTCGCGGGGACCGTCCTGGCCGTGATTCAGACCGAGGTCAAGCGGATGCTCGCGTACTCGTCGGTCTCGCAGTTCGGACTGGTGATGGCCGCCTACGGGGTCGTCGTCGCCGGCGGCTCCGAGACGGCGTTTATCGGCGCGGCGATCCACCTCGTCGGCCACGGAATCCTGAAGGCCGGCCTCTTCCTCGCGGTCGCGATCGTCGCGACGAGCCACGGCGCTCGCACCGTCGACGAGTACGCCGGCCTCGCCAAGCGACGGCCGGTCGTCGCCGGCGCGATGGCCGTCCTCCTGCTCTCGCTGGTCGGCGTCCCGCCGGCCGTCGGCTTCGTCGGCAAGTGGTACATCGCGCTGGGCGCCGTCGAGGCCGAGCTGTGGCCCGTCGCCGCCGTCATCTTCCTCAGCACCATGCTCACCCTGGCATACGTCGCCCGCCTGCTCGAGAAGATGTACTTCACGCCGACTTCGGTCGTCGACTCGCCCAGTCCGTCGGGGGTCGCGACCGACGGCGGCGACGATTCCACTGACCCGGCCGGAACGGACGACGGCGCGATCGAGACTCCGCTCGCCGCGGGCGTCTCGTACGATCCGTCCGGCGGTCCCGGTCGCGACGGCCCCGGCCGATCGGCCGATCCCGTCTCGACCGGCATGGTCGCGGTGGTCGTCGTCGCGGCGGTCGTCGCGGTCGCGCTCGGCTTCGCCGGTGGCGCGTTCGCCGACTTCCTCGAGCCGTTCCTCACGGAGGTGTTTAACTAA
- a CDS encoding MaoC family dehydratase, whose product MTDSPDDTATARSADESAEKRLVSGWHGRYYEDFAVGDIYKHPFGRTVTETDNVWMTNVTMNLNPMHFNEAYASETEFGERLVDGTFVIALAVGMSVIDVSVNATANLGYDDVRHHEPVFHGDTIFAESEVLSKRELESRDHVGIVETELRAYNQHGDLVLSLERTPMVLKREYAEPSAAAPPGWPEGIGTQPEDL is encoded by the coding sequence ATGACCGACTCACCGGACGATACCGCCACCGCACGGAGCGCCGACGAATCAGCCGAGAAGCGACTCGTTTCGGGCTGGCACGGCCGCTACTACGAGGATTTCGCGGTCGGCGATATCTACAAGCATCCGTTCGGCCGAACCGTCACCGAGACGGACAACGTCTGGATGACCAACGTCACGATGAACCTCAACCCGATGCACTTCAACGAGGCCTACGCGTCCGAGACGGAGTTCGGCGAGCGCCTCGTCGACGGCACGTTCGTCATCGCGCTGGCGGTCGGGATGAGCGTCATCGACGTCTCCGTAAACGCGACGGCCAATCTCGGCTACGATGACGTCCGACACCACGAGCCCGTCTTCCACGGCGATACCATCTTCGCCGAAAGCGAGGTGTTGAGCAAGCGGGAACTCGAGTCCCGCGACCACGTCGGCATCGTCGAGACCGAACTCCGGGCGTACAACCAGCACGGCGATCTGGTGTTGAGCCTGGAGCGGACGCCGATGGTGCTGAAACGCGAATACGCCGAGCCGTCCGCGGCGGCACCGCCGGGCTGGCCCGAAGGAATCGGGACCCAGCCCGAGGATCTGTAG
- a CDS encoding MnhB domain-containing protein: MPESFDDTYTESQVIMTAVKIIAPFTLTYGLFMTFHGGDAPGGGFQGGTIVGVTILMLAFAFGIEPTRQWLRNSLLVGLVTGGVVIFGAIGLAMIALGGDFLEFYQLKEVFHIKPKWGLEAVEIAGISLIVSGTIITLFFAMAAGFEPERPSGTGGLEERRGSADREVSDDD; the protein is encoded by the coding sequence ATGCCCGAATCCTTCGACGATACCTACACCGAGAGTCAGGTGATCATGACCGCCGTCAAGATCATCGCACCGTTTACGCTCACCTACGGGCTGTTCATGACCTTCCACGGGGGCGACGCCCCCGGCGGCGGCTTCCAGGGTGGAACCATCGTCGGCGTCACGATCCTCATGCTCGCGTTCGCCTTCGGGATCGAACCCACCCGACAGTGGCTTCGAAACTCCCTGCTCGTCGGCCTCGTCACCGGCGGCGTCGTCATCTTCGGTGCGATCGGCCTCGCGATGATCGCGCTGGGCGGGGACTTCCTCGAGTTCTATCAGCTCAAGGAGGTCTTCCACATCAAGCCGAAGTGGGGGCTCGAGGCCGTCGAGATCGCCGGCATCTCGCTGATCGTCTCGGGGACCATCATCACCCTCTTCTTCGCGATGGCGGCGGGATTCGAACCCGAACGCCCGAGCGGGACCGGGGGTCTCGAGGAGCGCCGCGGATCGGCCGACAGGGAGGTGAGCGACGATGATTGA
- a CDS encoding (2Fe-2S) ferredoxin domain-containing protein gives MQRQTDRQRDRLDAQVFVCTNDRDSDHACCADVGGQATLEAVTDWLRERGAFWNPISVVETGCLGLCSEDGTAIAIQPRDEWYSNVRPADVPELLEDEFGPDAERVGEAYRRRQDASGSDAE, from the coding sequence ATGCAACGGCAAACCGACCGACAGCGCGACCGACTCGACGCACAGGTGTTCGTCTGTACGAACGACCGCGACTCCGACCACGCCTGCTGTGCCGACGTCGGCGGGCAGGCGACCCTCGAGGCGGTCACCGACTGGCTGCGCGAGCGCGGCGCGTTCTGGAATCCGATTTCGGTGGTCGAAACCGGCTGTCTGGGACTGTGCAGCGAGGACGGCACGGCGATCGCGATCCAACCCCGCGACGAGTGGTACTCGAACGTCCGGCCCGCGGACGTGCCCGAACTGCTCGAGGACGAGTTCGGCCCCGACGCCGAACGGGTCGGCGAGGCGTATCGCCGGCGGCAGGACGCGAGCGGTTCCGACGCTGAGTGA
- a CDS encoding CbtB domain-containing protein, whose protein sequence is MTATNETVHGRIETARTELTPMQVAAGLLFAAAIAFTLLFLQEPLAHDAMHNFRHGAGIVCH, encoded by the coding sequence ATGACGGCAACGAACGAGACCGTTCACGGTCGAATCGAGACCGCACGCACCGAACTGACGCCGATGCAGGTCGCGGCAGGTCTGCTGTTCGCGGCGGCGATCGCGTTCACGTTGCTCTTCCTGCAGGAGCCACTCGCCCACGACGCGATGCACAACTTCCGGCACGGCGCCGGCATCGTCTGTCACTGA
- a CDS encoding proton-conducting transporter membrane subunit, with product MVADLRPLAAVLVSAVAIVLIIASHRRPNLREGWSVLAALGKFGIVASMLPAVMSGTVYRWSLYESTGIRFLPGVDFALRADPLGIFFALLASFLWIFTSFYAAGYMRGLDEHAQTRFFASFAASLSAAVGIAFAANLVTIFVFYELLSLVTYPLVAHNEDSEARIAGRKYLTYTFFGGGVFLLAGTVMVYWLTASVNGDPTLAFESGGMEALATAAQAEPGFAQAAFFLLIAGFGVKAALMPLHSWLADAMVAPTPVSGLLHAVAVVKSGAFGVARVILDVYGPGLIRDLPLDVPGIGEVGLNIPVAIVAAFTLTAASIIAMRKDHLKRRLAYSTTAQLSYIVLGLSMLHPYAMVGALFHIPAHAFAKLTLFFCAGAIHVETHTDYISDMAGIGKRMPLTMSAFTIGAAGMAGLPPIAGFVSKFYMLIGSGYMGGEYWIFAGTLLLSGVLNIAYFWPVVYTAFFESEDRHDAKPVLEFPRGGIFESYGDTAQGQKEHVATDGGPDRSEREAPADADDGVDASTTDDASTGDAVDDTDEDYEYAVDRYPSDHTVSENTQGEHVSSVDHHGDHDDHLTGGPPAGGWQRHSPFGESTWLMLAPIAIIATGAVVLGIGPDYAVFLELATRIVEGVFGVDSFDQLQGLSLEEALEVMSE from the coding sequence ATGGTTGCAGACCTACGACCGCTCGCCGCCGTGTTGGTGTCGGCGGTCGCGATCGTCCTGATTATCGCGTCGCATCGCCGTCCGAATCTCCGCGAAGGCTGGTCCGTGCTGGCCGCCCTCGGGAAGTTCGGAATCGTCGCCAGCATGCTCCCCGCTGTCATGTCCGGCACCGTCTACAGATGGAGCCTCTACGAGAGCACGGGGATCCGGTTCCTCCCGGGCGTCGACTTCGCGCTGCGGGCGGATCCGCTGGGGATCTTCTTCGCCTTGCTGGCGAGTTTCCTCTGGATCTTCACGTCCTTCTACGCGGCGGGCTACATGCGCGGGCTCGACGAGCACGCCCAGACGCGATTCTTCGCCTCGTTCGCGGCGAGCCTCTCGGCCGCCGTCGGGATCGCCTTCGCCGCGAACCTCGTGACGATCTTCGTCTTCTACGAGCTGCTCTCGCTGGTGACCTATCCGCTGGTCGCACACAACGAGGACAGCGAGGCCCGGATCGCCGGCCGGAAGTACCTCACCTACACGTTCTTCGGCGGCGGGGTCTTCCTGCTGGCGGGGACCGTCATGGTCTACTGGCTGACCGCGTCCGTCAACGGCGATCCGACGCTGGCCTTCGAATCCGGCGGGATGGAGGCGCTCGCGACGGCTGCACAGGCCGAACCCGGCTTCGCGCAGGCCGCCTTCTTCCTGCTGATCGCCGGCTTCGGCGTCAAGGCGGCGCTGATGCCCTTACACTCGTGGCTCGCGGACGCGATGGTCGCGCCGACGCCGGTCTCCGGGCTGCTCCACGCGGTCGCGGTCGTCAAGTCCGGCGCCTTCGGCGTCGCGCGGGTCATCCTCGACGTCTACGGCCCCGGCCTGATCCGCGATCTGCCCCTCGACGTCCCGGGGATCGGCGAGGTCGGTCTCAACATCCCCGTCGCGATCGTCGCCGCGTTCACGCTGACCGCGGCGAGCATCATCGCGATGCGCAAGGACCACCTCAAGCGCCGGCTGGCCTACTCGACGACCGCACAGCTGTCCTACATCGTACTCGGACTCTCGATGCTGCATCCCTACGCGATGGTCGGCGCCCTGTTCCACATCCCCGCTCACGCGTTCGCGAAGCTCACGCTGTTCTTCTGTGCGGGGGCGATCCACGTCGAGACTCACACCGACTACATCAGCGACATGGCCGGCATCGGGAAACGGATGCCCCTGACGATGAGCGCGTTCACGATCGGCGCGGCCGGGATGGCCGGCCTCCCGCCGATCGCCGGCTTCGTCAGCAAGTTCTACATGCTGATCGGCTCCGGCTACATGGGCGGCGAGTACTGGATCTTCGCCGGCACGCTGCTCCTCTCGGGCGTGCTCAACATCGCCTACTTCTGGCCGGTCGTCTACACCGCCTTCTTCGAGAGCGAGGACCGCCACGACGCGAAACCGGTCCTCGAGTTCCCGCGCGGCGGGATCTTCGAGTCCTACGGCGATACCGCACAGGGCCAGAAGGAACACGTCGCCACCGACGGGGGTCCCGATCGGTCCGAGCGGGAAGCCCCGGCGGACGCGGACGACGGGGTAGACGCGTCGACGACGGACGACGCGTCCACCGGTGACGCCGTCGACGACACCGACGAGGACTACGAGTACGCCGTCGACCGGTATCCGAGCGATCACACCGTCTCCGAGAACACGCAGGGCGAACACGTCAGCTCCGTCGATCACCACGGCGACCACGACGACCACCTCACCGGCGGACCCCCGGCCGGCGGCTGGCAGCGACACTCGCCGTTCGGCGAGAGCACGTGGCTCATGCTGGCGCCGATCGCGATCATCGCGACCGGCGCGGTCGTCCTCGGGATCGGCCCCGACTACGCCGTCTTCCTCGAGCTGGCGACGCGCATCGTCGAGGGCGTCTTCGGCGTCGACTCCTTCGACCAACTGCAGGGCCTGTCCCTCGAGGAGGCCCTGGAGGTGATGTCCGAATGA
- a CDS encoding thiolase family protein, with product MTGADSEPDVVLVDGARTPHGTLLGSLADVEAVELGRTAIDGLLERVDVDTGDIDWVGLGNAIQAGIGQVPGRQVVVESDLPNETRATTINEASGSGMSAIGLAADRIAAGRAELAIAGGFESMTNAPWILPDYRKGRRHGDVEIKDSMLLDSLWDVNLDVHMGEITEGMVDREGVSREEQDEYALESHRWAAEAIEEGRFDAEIVPVETGGGTVAEDQGPRPDSTLSDLAELPTSFREDGTITPGNASKLSDGAGAVLLADEETASDRDLEPMARLVDYATAYRDPDRFNEAVGDVVEKLLERNELAVEDVDAYWINEAFAAQAVYVMDRVGIPREKMNPQGGAIAFGHPIGASGGMLAASLAYQIRDDPDVERGFVGMSIGGGGAIMGLLESY from the coding sequence ATGACCGGCGCTGACAGCGAACCCGACGTCGTCCTCGTCGACGGCGCGCGGACGCCCCACGGAACGCTGCTCGGATCGCTCGCGGACGTCGAGGCGGTCGAACTCGGCCGGACGGCGATCGACGGTCTCCTCGAGCGTGTCGACGTCGACACGGGCGATATCGACTGGGTGGGTCTCGGGAACGCCATTCAGGCCGGCATCGGTCAGGTGCCGGGACGGCAGGTCGTCGTCGAATCCGACCTCCCGAACGAGACGCGCGCGACGACGATCAACGAGGCCTCCGGATCCGGGATGAGCGCGATCGGGCTCGCAGCGGATCGGATCGCCGCCGGCCGCGCCGAACTGGCGATCGCGGGCGGGTTCGAGTCGATGACCAACGCGCCGTGGATCCTCCCCGACTACCGGAAGGGACGTCGCCACGGTGACGTCGAGATCAAGGACTCGATGCTGCTGGACTCGCTGTGGGACGTCAACCTCGACGTTCACATGGGCGAGATCACTGAGGGGATGGTCGACCGCGAGGGGGTCTCCCGCGAGGAACAGGACGAGTACGCCCTCGAGAGCCACCGGTGGGCCGCCGAAGCGATCGAAGAGGGGCGGTTCGACGCCGAGATCGTCCCCGTCGAGACCGGCGGCGGAACGGTCGCCGAAGATCAGGGACCGCGCCCCGACTCGACGCTGTCCGATCTGGCCGAGCTTCCCACGTCGTTTCGCGAGGACGGAACCATCACGCCGGGCAACGCCTCGAAACTCAGCGACGGCGCGGGGGCGGTGCTGCTGGCCGACGAGGAAACGGCCAGCGATCGGGACCTCGAGCCGATGGCGAGGCTCGTCGACTACGCGACCGCCTACCGCGATCCCGACCGGTTCAACGAGGCCGTCGGCGACGTCGTCGAGAAGCTCCTCGAGCGCAACGAGCTCGCGGTCGAGGACGTCGACGCCTACTGGATCAACGAGGCCTTCGCCGCGCAGGCGGTCTACGTCATGGATCGCGTCGGCATCCCGCGCGAGAAGATGAACCCGCAGGGCGGCGCGATCGCGTTCGGCCACCCCATCGGTGCCTCCGGCGGGATGCTCGCGGCCAGCCTCGCCTACCAGATCCGCGACGATCCCGACGTCGAACGCGGCTTCGTCGGAATGAGTATCGGCGGCGGCGGCGCGATCATGGGACTGCTCGAGAGCTACTGA
- a CDS encoding cation:proton antiporter subunit C has protein sequence MIELLASRYTYVLLFVLLGIGIYMVIASENLVKKLIGVNLFQTAIFLFFVSMAYIDADGASAPIVPHHGEPGEVMVASPLPQVIVLTAIVVGIALTAVGLALIIRIYSEYGTLREDTLREVRADE, from the coding sequence ATGATTGAACTCCTCGCGAGCCGCTACACCTACGTGCTGCTGTTCGTCCTGCTGGGTATCGGGATCTACATGGTGATCGCCAGCGAGAACCTCGTGAAGAAGCTGATCGGGGTGAACCTCTTCCAGACGGCGATCTTCCTGTTTTTCGTCTCGATGGCGTACATCGACGCCGACGGCGCGTCGGCGCCGATCGTCCCCCACCACGGCGAGCCCGGGGAGGTCATGGTCGCGAGTCCGCTGCCCCAGGTCATCGTGCTGACCGCCATCGTCGTCGGCATCGCGCTGACGGCGGTCGGGCTGGCGCTGATCATCCGCATCTACTCGGAGTACGGGACGCTCCGCGAGGACACCCTTCGGGAGGTGCGTGCCGATGAATAG
- a CDS encoding monovalent cation/H+ antiporter subunit E: protein MAAERVLVPLSDTVTVRQTVGYAVQSGLESADSLECHLVIALPYDVDLPEGKRSNEEAEDLLERAENWVEEDAGGTDVTIETAVLGTDEYLFGPRDYAEIFRTYADDHGIDRLVLDPEYSPGVTASMLQPLERELDRVGLTYDEAPVERPARHGRLVGSHEGFDRLFATFWISFGFYLVLGDPFYWFDLLTGAAVAGIVSVSLAHVTFSVPLDRVQSPLRAVRFVFYIPYLLWEIVKANIAVSAVILRPSMPIEPTLTRVNARVRSGLPLLALANSITLTPGTLTVRANDQQLLVHTLIPSAREDLFDGGLEKAIRFVFYGRESAAIPSPKERDDAEIVGGDEL from the coding sequence GTGGCGGCTGAACGCGTACTCGTACCGCTGTCGGACACGGTGACCGTCCGACAGACGGTCGGCTACGCGGTCCAGTCGGGCCTCGAGTCGGCCGACTCCCTCGAGTGCCATCTGGTCATCGCCCTGCCCTACGACGTCGACCTGCCCGAAGGGAAGCGGTCGAACGAGGAGGCCGAGGACCTGCTCGAGCGGGCGGAAAACTGGGTCGAGGAGGACGCCGGCGGGACCGACGTGACGATCGAGACGGCCGTTCTCGGGACCGACGAGTATCTCTTCGGACCCCGAGATTACGCCGAAATCTTCCGGACGTACGCCGACGACCACGGAATCGATCGTCTCGTGCTCGATCCGGAGTACAGCCCGGGCGTCACCGCCTCGATGCTCCAACCGCTCGAGCGGGAACTCGACCGCGTCGGCCTGACCTACGACGAGGCGCCGGTCGAGCGGCCGGCCCGCCACGGCCGCCTCGTCGGGTCTCACGAGGGGTTCGATCGCCTGTTCGCGACGTTCTGGATCTCCTTCGGTTTCTATCTCGTCCTGGGTGATCCGTTCTACTGGTTCGATCTCCTCACCGGCGCGGCGGTCGCCGGCATCGTCTCGGTCTCGCTGGCCCACGTCACCTTCTCGGTGCCCCTGGACAGGGTGCAGTCGCCGCTGCGGGCCGTCCGGTTCGTCTTCTACATCCCGTATCTGCTCTGGGAGATCGTCAAGGCGAACATCGCCGTCTCGGCCGTGATCCTCCGGCCGTCGATGCCCATCGAGCCGACGCTGACTCGCGTCAACGCACGGGTCCGCAGCGGTCTCCCGCTGCTCGCGCTGGCCAACAGCATCACGCTGACGCCGGGCACGCTGACGGTCCGGGCTAACGATCAGCAGCTGCTCGTTCACACGCTGATCCCGTCGGCTCGCGAGGACCTCTTCGACGGCGGCCTCGAGAAGGCGATCCGCTTCGTCTTCTACGGGCGCGAGTCGGCGGCGATCCCGTCGCCGAAAGAACGCGACGACGCCGAGATCGTCGGAGGTGACGAACTGTGA
- a CDS encoding CbtA family protein yields the protein MLADYLQRGVLAGVVAGLAYGLYVAFVANPLTEYVHDAGHDHAGHSHDHAAGGHGHGHAQEGAEHVVSETTTALVSVGSGVLWAILLGGLFAVALYLFEPALPGRDGLESYVLAGAGFLTVSATPWLVVPPAAPGADHLYGVDARIGIYVGLVVLGAIVSAAAILAYGRTAPRHPALGVLAAAVPIAAVAIVLPLVTPTVVTQPDVAGELVTTYQALAALSQAAIWVLIAGTFNRLRRRAEPAGDTAESGDRLTASP from the coding sequence ATGCTCGCCGACTACCTGCAGCGCGGCGTCCTCGCGGGGGTCGTCGCCGGCCTCGCGTACGGGCTGTACGTCGCGTTCGTCGCGAACCCGCTCACCGAGTACGTCCACGACGCCGGCCACGACCACGCCGGCCACAGCCACGATCACGCCGCTGGCGGTCACGGCCACGGCCACGCACAGGAGGGCGCCGAACACGTCGTCTCCGAGACGACGACGGCGCTGGTCAGCGTCGGCAGCGGCGTCCTCTGGGCGATCCTCCTCGGCGGGCTCTTCGCCGTCGCGCTGTACCTCTTCGAGCCGGCGCTTCCCGGCCGCGACGGACTCGAGTCGTACGTTCTCGCCGGCGCCGGATTCCTGACCGTCTCGGCGACGCCGTGGCTGGTGGTTCCGCCCGCAGCGCCGGGCGCCGACCACCTCTACGGCGTCGACGCCAGGATCGGCATCTACGTCGGTCTCGTCGTCCTCGGTGCGATCGTCTCGGCGGCGGCGATCCTCGCGTACGGGCGAACGGCGCCCCGGCACCCGGCGCTCGGCGTGCTCGCCGCCGCAGTGCCGATCGCCGCGGTCGCGATCGTCCTGCCGCTGGTCACGCCGACGGTAGTCACACAGCCCGACGTCGCCGGCGAACTCGTCACGACGTATCAGGCGCTGGCCGCGCTGAGCCAGGCCGCGATCTGGGTGCTGATCGCGGGCACGTTCAATCGGCTCCGGCGGCGGGCCGAACCCGCGGGGGACACAGCCGAATCGGGCGATCGGCTCACGGCGAGTCCCTGA
- the mnhG gene encoding monovalent cation/H(+) antiporter subunit G — MTEPIPLQATAETLRFWAIVVCLGLGVFFTLVSTVGVIRLPDIYARAHTASQTDTLGAGFALAGVAIAFGWQHAAVYTVLLLFFVFITNPTAAHAIARSAAETGVDPVLEEEGADETEAHAEPEGETR, encoded by the coding sequence GTGACGGAGCCGATCCCGCTGCAGGCGACCGCCGAGACGCTCCGGTTCTGGGCGATCGTCGTTTGCCTGGGGCTGGGCGTGTTCTTCACGCTCGTCTCGACGGTCGGCGTTATCCGCCTCCCGGACATCTACGCGCGGGCCCACACGGCGTCCCAGACGGACACGCTCGGCGCGGGCTTCGCACTGGCCGGCGTCGCGATCGCCTTCGGCTGGCAGCACGCGGCGGTCTACACCGTCCTCCTGCTGTTCTTCGTGTTCATCACGAATCCGACGGCGGCCCACGCCATCGCCCGCTCTGCAGCGGAGACGGGCGTCGACCCCGTTCTCGAGGAGGAGGGCGCCGACGAGACCGAGGCCCACGCCGAACCCGAGGGTGAGACGCGATGA
- a CDS encoding DUF4040 domain-containing protein, with the protein MSLFAYSLAVFILATAVATALFRDVLSVIIVFGAYSLGMAILYTFLLAPDVAMTEAAIGAGVTTLLLLLTIARTTRPTTDRLAERIHVPAVVAVGALVLVLCTAVLPEMYAVGGTETPVWSNPEVTQHYITETYEQTGVENAVTSVLAAYRGFDTFGEAVVVFAAGVSTLVVLKREVFA; encoded by the coding sequence ATGAGCCTGTTCGCCTACTCCCTCGCGGTCTTCATCCTCGCGACGGCCGTCGCGACGGCGCTGTTCCGCGACGTGCTGTCGGTGATCATCGTCTTCGGCGCCTACAGCCTCGGCATGGCGATCCTCTACACGTTCCTGCTGGCACCCGACGTGGCGATGACCGAGGCCGCGATCGGCGCCGGCGTGACCACGCTCCTGCTATTGTTGACGATCGCGCGCACGACCCGACCCACGACCGATCGGCTCGCGGAGCGGATCCACGTGCCGGCGGTCGTCGCCGTCGGCGCGCTCGTGCTCGTGCTGTGTACCGCGGTCCTGCCCGAGATGTACGCGGTCGGCGGAACGGAGACGCCGGTCTGGTCGAACCCCGAGGTGACCCAACACTACATCACGGAGACCTACGAACAGACCGGCGTCGAGAACGCGGTCACGTCCGTGCTGGCCGCCTACCGTGGGTTCGACACCTTCGGGGAGGCGGTCGTCGTCTTCGCCGCCGGCGTCTCGACGCTCGTCGTGCTGAAACGCGAGGTGTTCGCCTAA
- a CDS encoding cation:proton antiporter produces MTPVPLEDIFLVAAALFVVLAIVLFYRAVVGPTTQDRLLAVNVLGTNTVVILALLAAGLDQSWFLDVALIYALLNFLMSIAISKFTVERGGVL; encoded by the coding sequence GTGACGCCCGTTCCGCTCGAGGACATTTTCCTCGTGGCGGCGGCGCTGTTCGTCGTTCTCGCGATCGTGCTCTTCTACCGCGCGGTCGTCGGCCCGACCACGCAGGACCGGCTGCTGGCGGTCAACGTCCTCGGGACGAACACGGTCGTCATCCTCGCCCTGCTGGCCGCGGGGCTCGATCAGTCGTGGTTCCTCGACGTGGCGCTGATCTACGCGCTGCTGAACTTCCTGATGTCGATCGCCATCTCGAAGTTCACCGTCGAGCGGGGTGGTGTGCTGTGA